The nucleotide window catgtccttttattataaaaataaataacaaaaatttacaagaggatatttaaaaaaaaaaaaaattgttcaactgagacatttcaataatttttattgtACTCGTTGtaaaaaaattcagaaacaaatTCACCTGATTAATATTAGGCAAATTGGGGGATATGGCAAGAAAAAAACGGTAATTGACAGATTAGCTATTTTACCTAACGGACAGATACACGGCgtcatatatacataataatacATTACTATCTTTTTAATTAACCAGCTGCACCTGctacaaaaattaattaaaaaataatttctaattGCACAAAGGTAAATCGTGTCTTCATCCTATTCACATCTTCTCTTTCTCACTTTCTTCGGTAATTTCTCGAAGTCGAAAGATCTCTGCCTCCGATCTGTTCCAACGCCTCGCCTCTGCTTGCAATCCAATTTTCATGTCGGTCGCGGTTGGGTTGTGCGTTACGGTTTCGGCAGCGGGTAGTAACACAGCCGACCTCCCCAACTTTACCAACTCGATTCTTTTCAGATCTTTGACAGTCCCATTAGTTCTCGGTGTTTCTTCGTCGATTCTAGTTATTAAAACTTCTTCTCTgcttatatgattttattttgggATCCTCTCTGATGTTCTTATTATAAGTTATTCTTGAACTGGGATTTTTGTCTCTGCGGTGCATAGTTCATGGTGTAGAAATATCAATTTTTGTGTGGAATAGCATCTGCAATATATAGATGTTTCATCGTATGTACGTATCAGTATATCTCGTTGCTATATGTCATGTCAAATGGAATAGTATAAGGTTCACATTATTCCATGTTACATGGAATCTTACTTTTACATCATATGTCTTTCCATTCGTTAGCTATTCATATTCGGTTTGACTCATAATCCATTTCTATATTGAATATTACAGTGTGAACCGTCCTCAATCTTTGCCTCTcttacttttcattttttaggtTTGGTATGGACGAGTTAAGTAGATTGTTTCAGGCTTTGATGTCAAGTGGATTTAAGTTTCTGGAGATTTGGGTTGCCTATGGTGGATTGGAGTTTATATTTCCCTAACTTGAGTCTAGTGTTTAATGTCAAGTGTTCTATTACAAGCCCCATTAGCTTTGTATTTCATGTTGCTTGTTCTATTACCATCCCCATTAGTTTTGTATTTCATGTTGCTCATGAGGAATGTAAATACATGTCTCCAGTATTATGGCAGGTGGATTTAATTTTACAAAGATTTCGGTTGCCTATGTATTGGGgtttatatttctctaatttgggtttagtgtttactaTCAAGTGTTCTATTATCATCCCCATTATCTTTGTATTTCATGTGGCTCATGAGAAATGTAAATACATGTCTCCAGTATTATGGCAGGTGGATTTAATTTCCTGAAGATTTGAGTTGCCTATGGATTGGCTTTATATTTCCTTAATTTGAGTTTAGTGTTTACTGTTAAGTGTTCTATTACCATTTCTATTAACTTTGTATTTCATGTTGCTCAATATTGGCTCTAGTATGCACAtagtatcattttaaatagtaCATTGTATATAGTATAGAAGTCTTTTCGTAATGGACGGTGCAAATGTGTATGTAACCCTATAACACATATTTATAATCATTAACCTACATCATTGAAATGTGTGTATGGTTTATAAATCAGaggttagggtttagtattcCCAGTTAGGATTTAGTATTTCCTAAACAACTTTTGTAATATGGAATAGAATATGTCGACTATTCCGTATAGAATAgctttattcatttttatactATACATATGGAATATAATACTACTTTTTCAGTTTAGTTTATGTTGGTTTTAGGTTCAGGTTGGATAAGAAGTACATACTTCGATGGCAGCATAGAAGTTCAAAAATgttactattaaaattatttactgtCAAAAATATAAACTGTAAAAACATTTCCTCTCCGttcttgttaaaaaaaaattgtgtttgtGGTTCTCATCACGACACACAACGCAGGACGTCACATACTATCACTTGTAACTAGTTACCTGTTAATATAAGGATCAAAACTGGATAGTTTGTGTATGAAATGTCTAACACTAAATAACGTCAAAATCAAAGTTACTTACTTAATTTAGTCTTGATTTATAACTACGCAAATTAACCCTTGATATTATATCTTGTGCATTTTAAACTGGTATGGTATAAACCAATGTGAAGAGTGGGTTTTTATACTAGAATTGAAAACTAATAAAGCATCTATTTGAATTGTATGCATTTATTATTCTAAATGATAACTCATTTAAAGTTGGAGTAGTTCGATGGATATATAATTTATCGGCAAATGATTTCCAATATCgttaaaatgatatattagCCGCTAGAGAGATAAAACCCACTGACCGAAAGAGCAGCTGTGATGCTCAATAAGTGATTAACGGTGGCGGACATTACTAatagggcaaatctccaaaatagcaactttctaagtttatatcacaaaaatagtacttaaaaactaaaatgaccaaaatagcattttatcttttgaaaaatttaattttttttatttttcaaaatttgaaatcttatccccaaaacttcacttctcaactctaaaccctaaaacctaaactctaaaccctaaaccctaaattctaaaccctaaaccctaccccttgaatgctatttttgtgacttttggccttgagtgttagtttgagaacaaaaacttgatttagtgctattttggttttttttctcTTACTAATACTGTAtgttctaatatattaaaaacctTAAAGACATTTATAATAGAAGAAAGGAATATGACATCCATGTCCTTTTCATTTTGATGATTGATGTACCATACATTTGACCAACATCAAATAAATAGTTTGCCAAAGTTGCGATTAATACGACTTAAACAAGGTATTGTATATTTTGCCAAATTTGGGTAGCTTTTGATTTCTTAAGAGTTACATGatcatttaatttataatttatataacaaaaatttacaacatgatcatttttcaaaaaaaaaaaataataataataataataataataactgaaacttctaaataaaatttaactatctttaatataattaataatataaatgttcatttttattctatattattCTCTCAAGActaaatatacaataaaattctaaattaacaatgtttgaactataatattttaaaatataattattaatttgtaaaaaTTGCTGAATtcatatgttttaatatattttttgtaaattatgaTGGTAATTGTTATTAAGAAGTCAAttagaatatataaattaaatgttatgttgttttattttattatttcatatataaattatgtattttgtAAATGTTTTCAAATGTTAAATGATAGAATAATACTTTTTGAATTATTAAAATGATTAAAGAATgactgtaaacaaaaaaaagttataatccTTGTATATATAGAGCTGTTTACATTGGTTTATATGTGTTAAATAATGACTGTTATCATATTTATATGTGTATTATATATACTAGAGTCTttgtccgggctacgcccggataaatttcttgttataatttttaattaattttagcttgtttattttttataaaagcatgtatatatattatttcaaaattgactaccaaaaatataagtaaTAATATGCAAATTAATTTATCATGTTGTccaacaaatttgaaataaataaactcAGGGGTTGATTGGTAATGGTGGTAAATGTTTTAGACATccacttttttctattttttttcaaacaatcatattttagcttttaaaattaaagatacagtataaagtttttaaaaaaatatattagttttcaaaatcaacttttctaaagattttatgctttgaaaataaatatatagcaAAACAATTAAAGCCGAAGCAAAACAATTCACAGCTTATTTTCTAAAgtaaaagcaaaaacaaaaacaaaaactacagAACAACCAATCAACCCCACACtctaatttgatttttatttattattaaaattaacagAAAGTGATGAATAGTCAATATTCTTAAGTTTCAGCTAAAatcttttgtttcatataaatttttttttaaatccatatttaatttaaaactttttttctgTATTTAGAATTAttgattttacattttcaatttcTGCCCTCTCTACAAAAAATACAAACTGACATATATACATGCTTTTTGCATTGTTTATTTCAAATGATAAATAATTCCATTTGTATAATTAATTTACGGCTATACAATATTGATTTGATACTGTGAAAATGAGAAAGTTGATGGCCAACATATTTTTTCAAGTGCGGGGTTGTTGACAATGATTCATGTAATTTCCTAACAATCGGTGAAAGCTGGGATTAGAGAGAAACGGTTCCTTAGACGTCAAGTTAAGGTTTGCATGAAATTTTGGCGTTGCAGTAAGAAATGAGTGAAATTACACAGACTTTTGAAACAATTATGCAGTGTGTGTCGCGATGAGTATTCCGGAGGTTTCTGTATATGTTGCTGCGATGGATCCCTTAATGGGAGATATAAGTTAgctgattttagtttttagtatttttgtttgaattatAGGGGAGGTATAAGAATAGAGTCTGCCTTATTGTAATACTTTGATAAAGTAATAGCAAATATTGTGGagtgatttatttgtttagttgtAGCTGTTTATAATAAGTTTTAATTTTGTGAAGCATCGTCAAATTCACTTGTTCTATCGACTTCAGTAAAAGGCACATATATAAACTTATGTAATAATATGTTTTTCGAAAATTTTGTCTATTggtattgtttttgtttggttattccAAAATTGTAATATGAATTTGTGTTTTTAAAGATCAATAAAGTTCTATGTTGTTTggaaaaagagaaacaaaatttATGTTCAATATTTTGTTGGGCCATAATGGGTTTAACGCTAAAATAAGTAAAAGTTAAATCCATAGTTCTAAATCCATcgtcaaattttatatatgtctTTGTAACTCAGAATCTCTATTGTATGCTTGAACCAGCCTCTGTTCatattaggggtgttcaatccggatatcggttcggtttcggttcggtttttttcggttttcggtatttcggttagtaaaatataactaccattctaaatccatatttacttcggttcggttcggtttatataccgtcggtattcggtttattcggttttataccaaaaaacataattattttgtttgagatcatattatatgaattttagagtcatattgtcaacacagtcatttattaaaaatatattacatgttcaaatagatgaacaaaaaagtaaaaatgcttctaccatcaaataaaataatcaattctataactaaaatcaaagcttgaaattttgaaaataaaaatatgaaacaaaacagaaacataaaagaaaagttttttcactcttccatatttagtgttcattaaagtcatgttttttcaagtgaaaatttcccattaattattgtccatcaaatttataatcttcatattaattaagtgcatactaaaataaataaaaaatatcaaaaaagacttagaaaataagatgtatgaattgcgatgtattgttatttagttatagttcaagtgttttacaaattaaggttttttattactataaaattatggtaatagttattaacacaaatttaacttatgtaacaaatagattttcatgtattgttttaaaatagatacatatttacatgtttctacttttaatcggttttgttcggtttattcggtttaatcggttatataccaaaccatatccaaatcctacggtttttataaaattatatccattcggtttatatggtatataccaaaaccaaaccatattgtctatttcggttcggttcggttcggtacggttcggttttaccatattgaacagccctagttCATATGGTCTCAACACCTAACCTTGTCTTAACTTGAAGATTCACTTGAAAGAAACAACGTTCGTCTTCTCTAACATAACTCACACTACCATCCATCTGCTTAAGTCATAAGCCATCAGGCATGACCCATCCATCTCATGTCTCAAACATATCACTTAGTATCTCTGAAAGAAATCATTTCCAGGATGTATCATCCTACCATTAAAACAACATCAAATTCTCAagttaaaaaactaaaaatctgCAAAACAGCTGCATTGTTTTGTGAAAATGGTTGAGTTGCATGTTTCAGTGGACGTTTATACCTGAACTGGAGATGGATATATGATCATTTTCGTGTGCAAGCTTGTGGCTTGATGAGATCTTGATTCCTACCCAACTATCTGGAAACGGGACATGATTCACAATGTTGCGCAGAAGATCAGCAAGAATGAGCTGAAGCTTTACTCTGTCACCATAGAGAGGCAGAGTTTTGATCTCCTGGAAAACTTCAACCCTGAGTTGTGACTTCCTCTCTCACAACATAATCATCACTTGGCTAATGAATTGCTGGTCGGGAATGCAAGCTTTTCACTCCCATCTAACTGCAACATTAATCACACACATAATATGCCAAACacatttaaacatttttttatggGCTCCTATCAATAATAATCATGAAAAATCTTAGCTACAGAGAGAGTTAGCTACTCGATATCATTGGTCCCAAGTAGTTTCAATTTATCAAAGATGAATCAATATGTTTAAGATTATGGGTGGTGGAGAAAGTTATTGTAGAGCCACTATAAGGAACTACATAAGCATGTAATCATGTGCAAATCAACTATATATGGTGTACCAATAAACTTTTATATTCAAGTTAGGACGGGATACCTCTCTCAACGTTCTGTGATGTTTAGCAAAAACCTCATAGTACTTTATTTGAAGATCAGACTTCTCGGATTGAAGCTTCTTGTAATCAGAAACTGAAGGACCTCCTAGCTTTTGCTGGATGAATCTGAAAGCAAAACCAAAGAAGGATACAATAGTAAGGGAGGATAAAAAGATAATGAAATTATActcattgataaaaaaatattatacacttAGAGTACTTGTAGACATGTGGTTAACATATCTTTATGAAATTATACGCACTGGGTCTTGTCAACTGTGTTAACATATCTTTATGAAATAGTGCTGTGATGTTGGCCATCAACTTTCTCAATCAACTGTTCAACAGTAACAGCAGCTAGGCTTTCGTCTTTGTGATTGCTAAGTAGAGAAGCTGATGCTGATGGATACATTTTTGATCCCATACTGAGCATACATCAAGTCTAACTGGAAATAGCAAGTTTGTCACTTATAAGAAAACCAATACACCATAAGATTAAAGCCAAAGTGAGAAGTAAATACACAGATAGTAACCAGTGATCATCTGGATGTTGACACCGAGGTCTGAAGCTCTTCTAATGGTGTATGCACTATCATGTTTCGGAGGACCAAACAAACGTAACACACCAATGAATTCACATGGACCACCAGAGCttatttttggttttctcaCGTAGAGCCATCTTGCAACAGCTAATGACCTCAGTCCAGGCTCAGTGTACTTATCGATTGCTAAGTGGACTCTGTTCCTCAGATCAGCTCTTGTGTTCCACTTGCACAGATCAAGAATCTGAATATCAGCAAAAGTAAAAGGTTTTACAGGTTAAATCATTGAAGAAAAAATACAATACTAAAATTTAAAGTGCAGTGAAACAAAATCAGTTCGTAGGTACCTTTTCTGAAGCTCTTTTTGCTTACTCAGTGCCAGTCTCCATTACTATAGATATAAGTGGACTGGATTGAATTGGAAGTAGTGAATCTCTCTAATACCAACTCTTGCCTCTTTAGGTTCAGAAAGTATTCTAACCATATTTGATTCTCTGTTCTTGAAGCTCTAGCAGCTAAAAATAACACTTTTTCTTTCTAACGCTTTTGAGAATACAGAAAATTAATTACAACATGAAACAGAGCTTAGAACCAACTAAAAACAATACCAGTATAACCAAGAAAATTAAGTGAAAATCAAATACTGTAAATCAATCTTCCTGAAGAACAATAAAATATGAGACTTTGGATAAGATCAAACTCCAATTTCTCTATCGCTGTGTTGCGAGCGTGACTTTGTTGGCAGACCTTTTGCCTCAATACCAGCGGGATCCCTTTCCAAATCAACCTATTTAACGTGATCACAATTGGTCAAGGTGGAGAAATAACCGCAATGAAGAAATTGGAGAGAAGGAAATACGTACCAGAAGAGGTGGAAGAGCAAGCTAGGAAGATATCAGTGAATCTTTGCTTGAAATCTATCTGCAGCTTTTCGGGTTGGATCTCTGAGATCGACAGAAGCCGAGTTTTGGTTGCCCTCAAtagaacttttttttgaaaaaaattaatattattggaTACAACCAATCAGTTTCGTGATGTTAATACTATTGTTTTGAAAAAGCAATAATAGGACAAATTAATGGCAGATCATGGAAGAAAACTTGGAACTGCTGAGAAGTTGGATAGAGACACTGGAAAGGCGTCGAAGAAAAAGAAGGAATCGCCATCGTAaagttgggtttttttttttttactaaagtGACATGGCATCTTAACACAATCTGATTGGCTTGAATTTCTAATCCTACGTGGATAGGCTGGCTGATgctcatatatcccttttaatatagGTTAGATTagttattaattataatatagtAGGTTTATATATTTGcattaaagttttttaaaattatcatcttattgttttatataattactgtatattttaaaattatattaaaaccatttaaaagttattaaaaagcACTGTCTAATGTATTCATGATATTAGCTTTTTTCTATTTTACCTCTCTAGTCTCTACCATTTTACAATGTTTTTCCCAGGCATAATCAAACCACGTGTCCCACGAACCCGCGTAGCTCATTTCTTCGccactctctctctcccgcAACTTTCTCCCCAGCCCTCTTTCCAGATCTCGGCGGCGACAGATCCAAATCGGCGAATCATACTATACAACTCACGATAGTACTAACTCCGACTCGAGCTTCAAATCCTACAAATCGGTGCTCTTCCGTCACTGATCTCCGCGAAATTTGATTCCCCATCTCTTTTCGATGTATGATCTGGAGCATGCGAGGTGTACCATAATCTGAGATGGCTTCAATCCGGCGAACTCTCTCGCCGCTCTACCACGATCGTCCCTTCGACAACGGAGGCGCACCGTTCTCCCCCTCCTCTATCTCATCCCGCACCAGTAAACACAACTCCTCGCAGTTTCTCTCGTTCCTCACAGCGACGACTGATCCCAAAAGCTCGCGCAGAAGTCCATGGCGGCGACCGTTTTACCAATTCCTCGCTTTCTTTCTCATCGGATTCCTCTTAGGTATGACACCGTTCGGTCAAATCGATGACGTGAACGGTACCGATCGGTCCAACTTCGAGATCAAACCTCCCAACAACGTGAAACGGGAGGAGGTAGGCGTAGATGGAGTAAGTTTCGTggcggaggagaagaagaaggaggatTTCGATTTGGTTGTGCCGAGGAAGCTTGTGATTGTGGTGACGCCAACGTACAATCGAGCGATGCAGGGGTATTACTTGAACAGAGTTGCTCAGACGCTGAGGCTAGTGGATCCTCCTGTGTTGTGGATAGTGGTGGAGGGCAATGCGGCGTCGTTTGAGACCTCGGAGATTCTGAGGAAGACGGGGGTGATGTATAGACACTTGGTTTGTAAGAGGAACATGACGAGTATTAAGGATCGAGGTGTTCATCAGAGGAACACTGCGTTGGAACATATTGAGTTGCATAAGCTTGATGGGATTGTTTACTTTGCTGATGATGATAATGTCTACTCGCTTGAGCTGTTTGAAAGCTTGAGAGAGATTAGGTGAGTTGAAAAGAGTGGATCTTTATCTTTGCTTGTGGTAATGGATAGAACGTATGATCACTTTTACCTGGTAGTATAAATAGAGTTATTAGATCGTTGAGATGATTTCTGTTGAGAGACTGTGCTTCAGTTTTAGTCTAGCAGAATTCTATTGGTATACACTTCTTTTATTGGAATCTTTTCTGCCATGTTGCGTGCAGTCTTAGTGATCCTTGTGTTGTTGGTGCTGTGTTTCGACACCCAATATAAACATTTCTGTAGCATGGCCTGTTACTCTGACGTTGAACTAGATGATTGTGTAAAGTTCTATGCACAAAATCTGGAACTTTTTGGCCGGATGCGTCTATCCTTACGCTCTCTGCTTTGCTGCTTGCTCTTCCATGTGCTTAGTCTTGTTCGTTTGAGAAAATATTTCATTTCTTGTTAATCAAATGAGTTTTGTTGAACTTTTCTGTGTACCTGGACTCGGTTCTGAGCATTTCCATTCTTTTATAATTGAGTGTACATGCTGATTGTTTGTTATCGAAAAGCTTATATTCTTCTGGAAGTAGTTTTCCCTCATTTTAGTTTGTTATACTTATCTATCTCATTTGTTTAGGCGGTTTGGAACTTGGCCTGTTGCAATGCTTGCGCCAAGCAAAAACAAGGCCATCCTTGAAGGGCCAGTATGCAATGGAAGTCAAGTAATAGGATGGCACACTAATGAAAAGAGTAAAAGACTACGAAGGTTCCATGTTGATATGTCAGGGTTTGCTTTCAACAGCACTATACTTTGGGACCCTAAAAGGTGGAAACGTCCTTTTACACATCCAACACGCCAACTAGACACAGTGAGGGAAGGTTTCCAAGTATGAGTTTTTCCTTTTATCTCTGGTGCTCAGTGAACCGTCTTTGTAAAAGCTTCTTATACATGACATGGTGTGTGTTTCCAAGCAGGAGACAACATTTATAGAGCAGGTGGTAGCAGATGAAAGCGATATGGAAGGTGTTCCATCAGCTTGCTCGAGGATACTGAACTGGCATCTTCACTTGGATGCCCTAGATGTCCCTTATCCACAAGGGTGGGTGATGCAGAAGAATCTCGAAGCTGTCATAACTGTGAGATAGCTCCCAAGATACAACTTTTGACTGGTAAAGATTTAATAGGGTTCAGGAACTTTTGAAGTCTCAGGTGTTCAGGAACTGATAAGCAAAAAGGTGAAGTTCAAGACCATGAAAATTTGGTATGTTTTGAATTTGGTGTATTTAGTATGAGAtggaattattttttttcctttggagATATTCCAATACACGGTCTGAGTCCAGACAACAATGAACAAAGTAAGGATTCGTTCACAATCATTGCATAATTGTTCATATTTTGTGTCTAAAACGTTTACAAGTATTTTCAAAGTGAATGGTCTCTCAAGATGTGCTTCTATGCCAGTTTTCCATGCATCTTAGGGTCTATGGATGAAGATTACGTTAGTAAAGACGTGCAGTTAGCTCAACAATTATTGTTCTTCGATTTTACAGAATGTCATGTTAGGATTGTCCCAAAATGTGAGTAAGTGGGATGCATCCAGCTCAAAAGATATCtggttgggttttttttttgccagaCGCTCTGGTTCGAGCTCTGACATCTCTGAAAAGATTTTACAGTATTTATTAGAACAATGAGAATATTTTGAGCCTTAGGAGCAAACTTTTTCATAAAGCGGAGAAAAGAGAAACTAGTCTCTGAGCTTCAGAAATTGAGAAAACAGAAACATCATGTCAGAGGTTCCAGCCAGTGGAGACAATTGTTGAAGTTGTCTAATATTTAGGATGAAAATAAGTGTCAGCAAATCAACCCAACACTAAAAGTCAAGGTTTATAAACTGGAGCATGCCCGTTGCATAGGCTGCCAATAAGTTATGTAGTCGTAGTAAGCCTTTATATATAGAATAATAATTCAAAGAGAACGAAGCAAAATGCCATCAAGAGAACTGTAAATGGCTTTTGGAGGTTGTCTGCCTGTTCCAGAATGATTACTCACTTGATTACTagattatattatttgagaCTATTACCTCTGTTTTTATTCCTTCTGTAGTAAATCCAGTCTGTGAGAGATCTGACTACCTGTTGCAAATCGCTCAACATGCTCTTATATGTATGTTAGGTGATACACTAAAGTGAAAACATAATCATGCCTCAATAATAGACATTGCCCATTTAAGCGCTATACATTTTAAAATGGAGCGTCGACTCAAATGATCGATGGCCACACACATCTGGAGGTTGTTAGATCCATCCCAATCACACTCGTTCCAATATCACCTAACCAAGAGCCAACATACAAAAACAAGAGGGCACGCCTCCATAGCCACAGGTCAGTTAGTTAGACGCAAACCATGCATCACATACTAGTCGATCACACCAATTCTGAGTGAGCTTCTTTCTAACAGAAAGAAAATCCAtagaaccaaaccaaatcaaCCCAAGAGCTTTCGAAAGGTGTTAACCAAAAAGTTTAACCAAATACCAAACCAAATCGCATTATTCAAAACCGGTTTGACTTTCTCGGTTACATTATTATTCTTTCTGGTCCCGATGCTCTTCTGACAAAAGTTAAAGAGGAATCAGAATCAAAGCATCCCATTCCGACCAAGCAAAAGAAAACACATTTAGGGTTGAAAACTCATTTCCAATTcaccgagagagagagaaagaatggAAGGATGGGATCCGAGCACGAAGTCGACGTTAACGCGAATCCCTCTTCTGACGACGAAAGCGGGGCCCAGAGACGGCGATGCATGGAAACAGAGGCTTAAGGAAGAGTACAAGTCTCTGATCGCGTACACCCAGATGAACAAGTCCAACGACAACGACTGGTTCCGCATCTCCGCTTCCAATCCCGAAGGTACGCGTTGGACTGGCAAGTGTTGGTACGTTCACAACCTTCTCAAATACGAGTTTGATCTCCAATTCGACATCCCTGTCACCTACCCCGCCACTGCCCCCGAGCTTGAGTTGCCTGAGATCGACGGCAAAACCCAAAAGGTTAGGGCTTTCTGTGGTTTTTGCTTAATTGGGTTTTGTCTTTATTCTGATCCCTCTGTGTTTGTTCTCTGTAGATGTATCGAGGTGGGAAGATTTGCCTGACTGTGCATTTCAAGCCGCTCTGGGCTAAAAACTGGTAACTTTTTTATGATCCTAACATTGTTAGAGAATCATGCAATATTTTAGTTCAGAGTTTagtctgttttttttgttgttgttgttgttgtcttatGATCTTACCTAGATTAGTTTGTTGTCGATGTTGAGTTTATTATGCTTCTGGCTG belongs to Brassica rapa cultivar Chiifu-401-42 chromosome A07, CAAS_Brap_v3.01, whole genome shotgun sequence and includes:
- the LOC103829054 gene encoding ubiquitin-fold modifier-conjugating enzyme 1, producing the protein MEGWDPSTKSTLTRIPLLTTKAGPRDGDAWKQRLKEEYKSLIAYTQMNKSNDNDWFRISASNPEGTRWTGKCWYVHNLLKYEFDLQFDIPVTYPATAPELELPEIDGKTQKMYRGGKICLTVHFKPLWAKNCPRFGIAHALCLGLAPWLAAEIPILVDSGMIKHKDDAASSAES
- the LOC103829053 gene encoding probable beta-1,4-xylosyltransferase IRX9H translates to MASIRRTLSPLYHDRPFDNGGAPFSPSSISSRTSKHNSSQFLSFLTATTDPKSSRRSPWRRPFYQFLAFFLIGFLLGMTPFGQIDDVNGTDRSNFEIKPPNNVKREEVGVDGVSFVAEEKKKEDFDLVVPRKLVIVVTPTYNRAMQGYYLNRVAQTLRLVDPPVLWIVVEGNAASFETSEILRKTGVMYRHLVCKRNMTSIKDRGVHQRNTALEHIELHKLDGIVYFADDDNVYSLELFESLREIRRFGTWPVAMLAPSKNKAILEGPVCNGSQVIGWHTNEKSKRLRRFHVDMSGFAFNSTILWDPKRWKRPFTHPTRQLDTVREGFQETTFIEQVVADESDMEGVPSACSRILNWHLHLDALDVPYPQGWVMQKNLEAVITVR